The Cellvibrio polysaccharolyticus genomic interval CTGATTCCTGCGGCGGTTATCAATCAGGTAGCGGCCAATCTGGCCTCGGCAGCGCACGCCAGTGTTGCTACGCTCAGTGAGCCTATTCATGCCCGTAGCGATTTTGAAAACCCCAACATTGTAAAAGTGGTGGCGGACAAAAACGGTCGTGCTTTGTATTTCAGTCGCGCCGCCATTCCCTGGCCGCGCGAGCATTTTGCCGGTGAGGATAAAACAAGCTTGCCGGATAATTTTGTGTTCCAACGGCACATTGGTATCTACGCTTACCGCGTTTCTTTATTGAATGAATTCGTTCATTGGAGCGTTGCGCCTATTGAGCGCGTGGAATTGCTGGAGCAATTACGCGTGATGTGGAATGGCCATATGATTCACGTTGATCAGGCTTGTGTTGATGTACCCGGCGGGGTAGATACCGAGGCAGATCTGGCACGGGTAAAAGCCATTCTGGAAACCGCATCATGACTGTCAGTGTACTGTTTGTGTGTCTTGGCAATATTTGCCGCTCACCCACCGCCGAAGGTGTTTTCCGCAAAAAGGTGGAAGATGCCGGCTTGTCGCATCTGATTC includes:
- the kdsB gene encoding 3-deoxy-manno-octulosonate cytidylyltransferase, whose translation is MSFYVVIPARYASTRLPAKPLRDIAGKPMIQHVYERACESEAKEVIIATDDERIADLARSFGARVSMTSKDHPSGTDRLQEVASQLGLAHDDIVVNVQGDEPLIPAAVINQVAANLASAAHASVATLSEPIHARSDFENPNIVKVVADKNGRALYFSRAAIPWPREHFAGEDKTSLPDNFVFQRHIGIYAYRVSLLNEFVHWSVAPIERVELLEQLRVMWNGHMIHVDQACVDVPGGVDTEADLARVKAILETAS